A single region of the Undibacterium piscinae genome encodes:
- a CDS encoding pyrimidine/purine nucleoside phosphorylase — protein MTTQFDQVSVIKQANIYFDGKCVSHTVLFADGSKKTIGVIFPSSLVFNTGAAEIMELNAGKCRIRIKGEQDWASYEGGQQFNVPANSSFDIETLETLDYVCHFV, from the coding sequence ATGACTACACAATTCGACCAAGTTAGCGTCATCAAGCAAGCCAATATCTATTTCGATGGTAAATGCGTTTCACACACCGTCTTGTTTGCCGACGGCAGCAAAAAAACCATAGGCGTGATTTTCCCGTCTAGCCTGGTCTTCAATACCGGCGCAGCAGAAATTATGGAACTGAATGCAGGTAAATGCCGCATCCGCATCAAGGGCGAACAAGACTGGGCGAGCTATGAAGGTGGCCAGCAATTCAATGTTCCAGCCAATTCCAGCTTCGATATAGAAACGCTGGAAACCTTGGATTACGTCTGCCATTTCGTCTAA